One region of Magnetococcales bacterium genomic DNA includes:
- a CDS encoding pilus assembly PilX N-terminal domain-containing protein, translating into MPTIRTTLSPDERGSVLLIGLLFLLVVSALAITASRMSGLDERVSANSHRINITFQAAESAIESIIEEGNGNLDINNVLAQSMMAITQRPADGSSYDMADAHVESRGIICYDGEGIAPGFSLGEGTQNFTAHRFKFRGRGEIPDINSRSTNLQGARIIGPGSDSSPSGNCL; encoded by the coding sequence ATGCCGACCATTCGAACCACGCTCTCCCCTGACGAAAGGGGCTCGGTGTTGCTCATCGGCCTGCTGTTTCTGCTGGTGGTGAGCGCTCTGGCCATCACCGCTTCCCGCATGAGCGGCCTGGATGAGCGGGTCTCTGCCAACAGCCACCGCATCAACATCACCTTCCAGGCCGCCGAGTCCGCCATCGAATCGATCATCGAGGAGGGTAACGGCAATCTGGATATCAACAACGTCCTGGCCCAATCGATGATGGCCATCACCCAGCGCCCGGCTGATGGCAGCAGCTACGATATGGCCGATGCCCATGTGGAGAGCCGGGGAATTATCTGTTATGACGGCGAAGGGATCGCTCCCGGTTTCAGCTTGGGGGAAGGGACGCAAAACTTTACCGCACATCGATTTAAATTCCGGGGACGGGGAGAGATTCCCGACATCAACTCCCGCTCCACCAACCTGCAGGGGGCTCGGATCATCGGCCCGGGAAGTGACTCCTCTCCGTCGGGCAACTGCCTCTAG